A region of the Falco biarmicus isolate bFalBia1 chromosome 10, bFalBia1.pri, whole genome shotgun sequence genome:
gcctccaaagctgcctgctgtgaaaacagaagcatttaTTCTGTTACTAGAGGGAAATTGCTCTTCTTTGTGCTTCTGTGGGTGTGGGTGCTGAGGTCCTTCAGCAAATCTATGCTTGGGCATCACCTGTTTAACCCTGGAGGAAACCCAGGAAACTTCCAAGGCACCACAGCGCTGTGGTCTCAGGGTTTCTGGCACCCTGGCATGACAGTCCCTAGGGAAAGGCAGGCTGATCAGCTGGCACAGGCTCTGGGACCAGAAACCCCAGTGGGATTAAAGCACCAGAACAGACCAATCTGTGAGACCAAACATGGTGTTCAGAGGCCCTGAACGCCAGCAGCGAGGCTGGGGCTTTCTTATCCAAGGCATCCAAGCTGGATGAGCCATATTTCCTAAGCCTAAATTAACCTGCAAGCTTTACTCCATCCAGCTTCTTTCCATTAAAGCAGGTTATATGTCTTTGCTTCCTGACTGTAAATGTGGAAACAGGCAGGTAGtgttcctgcagctctgcaggacacCCGCACACATTGGGTCAAAGCCAGTTGTAGCAAATGACCGCGCTGGGGCTCCAGGTCGAGCGGCCGAGGCAAGTCCCACCAGCACCCATCGCATCCTCTGCAGGAGTGCCCGCAAAGCCACGAGCAATTCAGCTCCAATGCCAGCTCCTAAGTCACCCCCGTTCTGAAAAGAAGTCATAAATCCTAGCAGGAGGTATACATTCCCTATCGATACTCTGCACCAACCTCAAGCAGGGGAGAATAACGCAGTGTTAGGGCTGCTGAAAGAGTGCTCTGTGTGCAGCGAGTCATTAAAAACCTGTGGAACAGTCAACCGTGactgcacaaaaataaatatagggCTGACTGTAAATAGTGCCCCCTCACCTGCTTCTTCAAGCAGAATTTTATAAGAATGTTTGTTaaagggaattatttttattttttttaacagggaaaTTTTTGGTATAATTCAATTGAAACCATATGCTTGGTTTTAAGCTGCTCAAACAGAGTCAGCctagttttaaatttaatacaCCGTTAAAAAACACCtaaataaaaatccaagttGAATGTTTTGGGATACAAAAAGGACATTTTCCAACTCCTAAAAAACAGATCTGGGAATACAAGTGAATTTTACTATAGaagcatgttttgttttattctttaattgCTACATTGGGAAAGGTATGGGTGAGAGGAGTTTAAACCAGCTAAATcccaggatattttttttccatcttctctcACTTTTATCTGACAAAGGATactattatataaatatttcacttttatcTAAGGCAGAGAATAGAAAGGCTAAACCATTTCAGAGACGTGTTTAACAAAAGTACATGCAGTTGGTTAGCCCCGAACATGTAGGCTCCCACTCTAAATTTACAATCAGGGACTCTAAAGGGTCCAGTGAGCAGAGGAAATTTGATGACTAACCAGAATAAAATGTGTCAGGATCTAGCTTTTATTCACAAATTCATACCTGATTTTAATACATAAGTTTATGTGTGTAAATGAGAAAATGCCATCCTTATAAAGGTGGCAAAGCTGGAAATTATGCGCTGTAAAATCTGCTTAAAATGTTGGGGAACCGGCCTAGAGAATAGGCGTGAAGgttcagctttcagaaaattTAGATGTTTTTAAGACCCTGCCTCAGATGAATACATTAGATCACAGGACTGCAAATCCTGAGCAACTGTATCAATGGATTCCCATTGGGAATGACATCAGCATTCCTCCACCAGACTCTCCTAGGTTGCTTCCAAGGCTTTTATTCAAATTCTTTTCCAACTCTGCCTGAGCAGAACATGTCAGATCATAAGCTTGCTCTATTTTGcgagagggagagaaagaaagagaagaaaagtcaGGGTCTTTTAAAAACTCCAAATAAATCTTATTTTACTTCTAACAGGTTAGAGGCAAGGAGAATGCATTATTATGAATAATTAGTGAACTATGTTTCTGTAACATCTGCAAAGTGTATGTTTTCACATACAGCCTTTTCACGTTCACATagagcattaaaaataacacagacAGGACTGAAAATCAAATCAACATTTTAGCAGCACGATAGACTGTCTCTGTAACAAGCCACATTTACAGTCATGGGGAAACTTCTCCACGTGCAGGCCAATAATGATgcttttttaagtgttttcatttccacTGAGGAAGTGTTATTATTTCCACTTCAGGAACCTTGCTGAAGAAATGCTAGTGATACTCCTTTTGGGGTTCAAGGGTTTTCATCAACAGACAGAAATGGCGCTAGTATTATAATACCAGTAATTATTCACCCTTCTTCATCTCTCTTTTAATCTCTTCCCTTCTTAGGAAGCGTTCAGATGCATCACTTCTCTTTTCAAAAATAACCTGAGCGCATCctcagtttttttcttgaagaaaattgtatttatataaaGTAAACCAGCACCTGCTACACAGCCAGGCTGCGGTAAAatctctttctgtatttttctgccaAGGTTGAGCTCGTTTTGATGTTGGCTGAAGCTGAAGCAGATTCAGTACTAATTGTATATTCTTCTGACACAACCAGCCTGACAGACCCTTTCTATTATTCACATCCAGCCTCATACCCAATACTTCCTACAGCTACTCGTGTCTTTTGGATTTGGCTCTTCGTCTTGCTTATCCAAGAAGGGCCGGCGCTAAAGGACTCAGAGAACTCTATGCCCAGACACAGCTGAGCTTTCAGCCTGAAACcgatgaagaagaaaaaggttatTGCCATCTGCCAGCCTTCAACGTAAGCTAACAGCAAAGTTGTTTTCTCCACAAATTGGTATCGGAGAAATGTCTTGTCCAGCTGTTCCAATTCTGAATTAAGTGCACCGTTCTGACAAATTCAAAATTTCAGTGTAACAGCAGATAAGCATGGTGGTCCTGGAACATTCAGTATGGTTCATGCTGTGGCGTATTCAGTCCTAATTTCTGTTGCATTCCAAAGTTCTACTGCATGAATATTAAGTGCATTATAAAAGTTTCattctacaatttttttttctattctgcaGAATTGCTGGCATATTCCTATGGCaattttcctacaaaaaaaccctggcaTTATTCTTTCATGGGCTATTTCATGCCCACCTCACTTGATGCCATTTGAGTGTTTAGTGCTACACCCTACAATTAGAAATTACACACACATACTTGTTAGTCTCATGTTTAAACAAGGTATCTTTATGTAAAGCTATAGAACAGTtcccagcaggaaaacagaagccaGTAGTCAGAAAACAACATTTATACCCTAAAGCCTGTGGGGCCTTTAGGACCATATAACATATATCTGTTCTCCAAATTAACGGCCATTTATATCTGAAACATTCTGATGCTGCAAGGTTTACCGTGATCTGCGACAGAAATAGCAAGCCTGCGTAAGCCAAGAACCAGAAATGAAGCACTGCTGGCAGGGGAAAATTATGTGAGCATCACCTGAAGCCCAGTGCCAAGCTGCATATTTGCCATCAGTTATAGGCAGTTTCTGGCCCAGTTGGTGCTGTTGCAGGAGAGGTCATGCAGAGTAAATTCTGCAATTCTTTATAGTACTATAAACCTAAAGCGGTTCAGTGGAAAAACAATGGCTTTACCACAGCAGAGTGTATCATGCcaagtatttggaaaaaagacaGTATCAGTATGCcgctttaattttgttttcagtatttttccctcattttatgcaaagggaattttaaaatgcttgagCAGGCACGGAGGGTAAAATACTGTCACGCTGAAATCAATGGGCCTTTTGACAATACCAGGATTTCAATGAGGGCCTTCATGGGAGCATGCCACAAGGCACAGCTGTTTCTTGGATGCATCCCAAAAGCTCCCCAGATATCTGATCTCAGTCAAACTACCCCTATGGGTTCCCAGCAGAAAATGCAACattcagcagaaaacagctCGCTCTCCTCCCTGCTTCTCTCCACCCCGCGTTTCTGGTATTCCTGAGAAATCCCTTCTGTCCTCCTTCAGTTTTATTGCCCTCTGTGCCTTCTAGATAATGCCAGAAATTACTTTGTAAAACTCTTTGTTAACActatttttatgttatttcagCCATTGCTGTGGAGTTCCTAATGCCATTAACTGTGTTGAACATGTCTGACCCTTCAGCCCCGGTCTTGATGGATAAAGGTAATCGTTACTTTCAGTGTGTGTCTTTCAAaagaataatatatatatatatgattttcATTTGTACGCACGTGGTTTTATGGACAGTTGAAGGGTATTCATATTAGATTATCTTGGTGCATTCTCAAGACTTTTGCCTTTTACACGTCATTTTGGACTGAATAACAGCTACTCATGCACAGTATTGTTCTGTCGACGTAAGCCTACATCTTTTCCATTGTTTGGTGCTTTTCAGTTGACACTTAGGATTCTGTTGGGTTGTAATCCTGAACCATAATAGGTATTGCCTCGGATCAGGCTGTTGTGTACCTTTCAGCAAGTTCCAGCTTTTACCAAATCTTTGCCCACTGAGTCACCAAGGCTGCAGATCCCGTACCGCAGACTTCCTTCAGAAGCAGACATTCCAAGTGGGTTACTTGGGGAGAAGCTATTTTGatgtaaaatttaaataaaactcgGATAATGTGTCGTGGATTGAAAACAGCAGTGGCTGGGAGTcggcagctgcaggagggagcaACAGACACCTCTTAGTCTCTGAATGTTtgaagagatggagaaaaaggaTTTACTAAGGCTGAATTCTTTTTACCCACTGTGGCACTGGTGAAAGCATAACCATGCTGACAAAGCTATAGCCGAGTGATTTACAGCGCGGTACTTCCATCAAAAGACCTCAAAAGTGGAGTCCACCACAAACCAAGCATCAGCCAAACCAGTCAGCTGGCAGGAACACCAGCCTGGGTGGAAACTTCTGTAGATAAAGTACTATGGCTGGCAAAGAATTGGGAACCCAATAAAATATTAGGTGAAACAAGAGCATCCTGGGAATAAAATTGTTTGAAAGAGCCCCTGTTGGCAAACACAGGCCAAGGACAAATGCCAAGCGGGCTCAGTTGAATAAGCTTTAAACCTTTTATAGAAAGCTGAAGCACAAAAGCTTAGCCTAATCCAACCTATTTATATGAGTGTTTTCTGAACTtaattacaaatttaaaatgtttccaaatgTGTGGAGTGTTTCTGTTTGGATAGCCTGTCTGGCCTGGGTTCTCAGCGGCGCAAAAGAAGATGCCTGGACTCTTGCAAACATGGCTCATCTTGAGGTGTACATGCACGTGGCCATCGCTGACTCCAGGGCTCGGAACGACTGCTGTGAAGCAATGGAGTAAGGGAAGGGTCCAGCTGTGACCCTTGCTGCCTCGGGGTTAGGGTTTTGTTGCTTGGCTGACCGGTAGGTTTATTTTTTGCTCATGTTTCTTGGTGTTTGTTAGTCTTATGACCTTCTGTGCTTACGTAAAGCGCTCCGGCAGGCTCTGAAGTCAATGCCGGGGAAGGCTGATAGCACAGGTTATCGTGCAGCGTTAGGGCCACGCTGACAGTGGGAGCTTGCACCGGGTGCGGCTGTGTCATCCCTGAAAGGGCCTGGCCGTGTTGCAAAGCCCACCAGCGAGCTCCCAGGAACCTGCCCACAGGTAACGGGGGCAGAACAGGCAgccaccatgggcagggatgtGGGGCcaggggaagagaagaaaaagggagcaGGCAGTGGAGCTCGacgtgctggagcaggagaatAGCAGCTGATCCCTGCAGTGGGCTATCGGCCCCACGTGCGCCCGGAGACGGGACAGCCTGTGGCTACAGAACGAAGCTGCTGCAAGGGAACGGGCTCGAGACTGTGTTTGGAAGCCTAAAGGTGTCTAAAGTCACGTCACCATAAGAAATGGTAAAGCCAAAGTCCCCCGAGTCCCTTCAGGCTCTACATTGTACAGTGCCCAGCGTAACGGTGGAAAAAGCAGAGCTACAAGCTAAGCGTCAGGCCTCTTTCCCAATGAAGTTAACTGTAACCATCGTAGCTATTTGCATCACGCAGAAAGTATCAGGATGGCAGCTAAAGTATACATTAAAGAGGCgtcataaatatttttgcatgcaAAGCCCTCAcgaacagcagcaggagccttCACTCTGGCTGACTGCAGGGTCTGGTACAACCTCTgctagctgatttttttccgTGGAAGAGGAAAGATGCTGTGAAAAGAGCCGGTAACTTTACAGACCTTTTGTGATCTCACCTTGATTTAAGAACCCAAACAGAGTAAGGACAGATTTACACAGGTTTCGTACAGGGACCGACCCCGCTGTAACACAGCTACTGGATTCCCGTGGAATAATGTATCAGGAGGGAGAAACGCCGGAGGTTTTACAGAGCGGACTGCACCTGGATTTTCCTCAGCCGCGCCTGACGTTTTGTTTAAGGGCAGATTTTGCATCTCACCTCCCTGTCTGCGCCCTACACCTTGTGCTCGGACCCCCACCTTCCTCCCCCGGGTCTGGCctgggcggggggcgggggctgctgcccccaCCGCGGCCCTTCGCAAAGGGGGGAACGAGGGGAGGTGCCGGTGTGGGGGTCGATGCCCGGGGGCGGGGGTACGCGCCGCCCCGTGTGTCCCCCCGGGGCGGTGCCCCGGTCCatgcccggggcggggggcgaagtccggggcggggggcggcccggcccggcgcgggggccgctccccgccccccctccccccggcttTTAAGGCGGGCAGTGCGGCGTCCCCCGCCCAGAGCGGGCCAGGCCTGCGCCGCGCATCCCGGCCGGCCCGCAGCGCAGCGCAGCgcagcggggccgggcagccccATGGGGCGtgggcggcgcggccgggggcagcgggggcccGGCCGGCTGTaggctgcccgccgcccgccgcagcATGCCGGCAGCGCTGCGcctgctgtggctgggctgcctctgcagcctctgccgCGGGTACTTCGAGGGGCCGCTGTACCCCGAGATGTCCAACGGGACCCTGCACCACTACTTCGTCCCCGATGGGGACTACGAGGAGAACGACGACCCCGAGCGGTGCCAGCTGCTCTTCAGGGTGAGCGAGCAGCGGCGgtgcggcgcggcggcggcgggcggcggcgggctgaGCCTGCGGGAGGAGCTGACGGTGCTGGGCCGGCAGGTGGAGGACGCGGGCCGGGTGCTGGAGGGCATCGGCAAGAGCATCTCCTACGACCTGGACGGGGAGGAGAGCTACAGCACCTACCTGCGCCGCGAGTCCGCCCAGATCAGCGACGCCTACTCCAGCTCGGACCGCTCGCTGAGCGAGCTGGAGGGCAAGTTCCGCcagggccaggagcagggcGGCCGGGAGGAGGCCCGCCTGGGCGACAGCTTcgtggggctgctgctgcacgcCCGCGCCCTGCTGCGGGAGACCCGCCACATCTCCAGCGGGCTGCGGGACAAGCACGACCTGCTGGCCCTCACCGTCCGCAGCCACGGCGCCCGCCTCAGCCGCCTCAAGAACGACTATCTCCGCGCCTGAGCCGCAGCCGGCCCGGCTGGGGCGGCACCGATGCCccggggaaaaaaaacaccaaaagacacaaacaaaaacTTATTTATTGCCTTTGACTTCCTAAACAATTAACGCCTTTTTATAAAGCGGGAGGTCAGAGGTATGTTTAAGTTAATATCGCATATTTAAGGAATTACCCTGCGTATAGCGTTCATCCAGCGTTACAAAGCCAAGGTGGCTTTCTGGTCCCCCCGCCCTGccggggggacgggggggggaggcaggtgTGGGGGTCCCCGCCGCCCCACATCCCGTGCcgcagctgctggtgctgctcccgGCCCCCACCGCCAGCCGCTGGCCGCTGTCGCCTCCCTAACCGTGTATAACGCTCTGTACGCCGCGCACCCCCAGCGCTCCGCTGCGCCCCTGAAAGCCGGGATGTCCGCTTGAAAGCCGGGATCTATTCTGGCAGGATTTGTACCCTCCAGGCTTGTCTATCTGTGACTCTATTGTAACCCCGCGAGCCAGCCAGAAGGGCTTATGTCAAATCCTAAGAATGCTGATGTGGATTTGAAGAAGGAGCCCCAGCAGCGATGCCTGTTTCAGATCCCAAACGTGAGAGCCAGGTTTCTAAAAGCACGTTTCCAAAGCAGACGAAAAGGTTTGGCCTGTGCCACCACAGTGACGCTTCTTGTTGGTGCCTTTGTACTTTTGCTAGCTATGCTATTAATAAAACTATCGGTGCGCCTAGACAATAGCAGAAGTGCCTcgtgggaaggggaaggagaaggaggattGTTTGGGTTTGTAGACTCGTTGTTATCTAATTGTCTGTTTGGGGTAATACAGCTACTAGGTTACAGATACTGCAGGCAGAATCACTGTTTGGATGACAAAAAGTTCCTATGttgttttaataaatatctgaaaatgATGTGGAAGCATACTTCTTTTTTACTGTTCTGCTCGAGATGCTCTTGATTTAGAACATGCTGTTGTAATGtgtgttttcagcagaaattgTATGTAGACCCTGCCAAATGAAATAACTCGCTTTTttagtaaaaacaaataaaaacttaCAGACCCCAGAGGTAAGCAAGTTTCATTAAAAGTAATGATACAGGAGGGTACGTAGGGCGGATATTTTATGAGTTCCAAAGCCTTTTCAAGAAACTAGCAAGCCCACGGCACTGGAAGAGCAACTGTTGGCACATTTGAGGTCTGATCTTGTTAACCCTGCTCATGTTCAGTTATACTTTGGTCTGCAGACCGTCCAGTCTGTAAGGTACCCAGCAAGGCAGTGGGTCAACGTAAGTCGCCTGGGGCCAGAGTGCTGAAGGCACCAAGAAATGTCTGATGAAGGTAGGTGCTTACGGAATGTCTGGACCACCCAGGCAGCTCACTTTCCCTAAAGGCAGTGCGGTATAGCTCCCACCAGGATACCTTAGATGTCAACTGGCACCTTTAGATCCCCAGTATCTTTGAGGACCTgcctgaagaaaatgaaacattttatttatagacTTCAGTGGAACTGCTCAGTGTTGTTTTCGAGTATGTCGTCAAGTTAGAAGGCATGACAGGGGACAGGGTCTAggtcttaaaaaatattttaatttgtgatACTTTGCTTGCCGCTAGCATTGGCTAGCACAACACAAGAGCGAAAAGGGCCACCTGAGTCACTGAGTTGTCTGCCCACTACCACAGCAAACCATATAGCATTTGTGGGATGGACCAAACCCTAGAAGTATCTGAGGGTCTCATTCACGTCCAGTCTCTCCTTTCTCTTGGAATCTTACCTGTTTAGAAGTAGGTACCAAAGATGTCATGAGGTTCTATTTGTGCGCAGGTGCCTCTTAAAAGGAGTTTTAGTCTCTGCTTACCCACTTGCTGAGTTAACAGATATAACGTGAATTGtaaacatcagaaaagaaaCTCAAATGGCAGGCCATGCTGGGCTGTTAGCCACATGAGAGCGGTATTCGAACCATAATATAGAaaaatagtagtagtagtagtagtagtagtagcagtagtagtagCAGCGTAAGCCATAGCATCATGAATAAGCTTGAAGCAGCTTGGCTATTCTGTGGGCAGTAGCAAACTTTTAGTCAAGCTCAAACTATCTCAACGTACACGGCATACCAGGAGAGGCAATGTTTGCAGGGCGCTGCTTTGAAAAGGAGATTATGTGACCTGTGGAGACATAATGTTATCACTCGTTCTGCTCAATACCCTGTCTATAAGTTGTTATCTGATGAAACAAAcccatttctttaaaatccaCACTATGACAAACATGAACATTTTGATAAATGTCTCCGTTGACATGTTTCAGCAAagtataaacatttttatatttgaaatagaaacaaaatcagaacTCTGCTCTGTAACATTGATTATAAAAGGCTTTAGATGttctctttcaaaaagaaaatgcgTACATCTGAGTCTGGCCTACACGTAAGTTCACATGTTTAGTAAAAAAGGCCAACCTTACTGTGAAGGTTGAACTGTGAAGCCAGTACAAAACTCTTTTAGGACTTTTAAATCTAGTAGGATTTGATTTATATAATTTTGGCTGGTCTAAGCAAACATGTATATTAAATGTATCCattaaataaatcaattttGAGTCAGAGCTGGTACATTAAATGGCTTTTATAAATCTGCAGTGCCTGCAGGAACTGGGTGTTTAGTGATGGCCAGCAGTGTAAAGTTTTAAAGTCAAAATAGCTCTTTAAAAACTATGAAAGCTACATTGCAACTCTCTTTGCAATCTTAAAATTATCTTCCGCtttagcttttttatttgataaaacttatttaagaaaaacagattaagaTCTTCTGGTTTTATGCAGCCTATTGCAAATGGTAAAGGCCTTTTTATATCACTGAAACTCAGTAAGGATTTTGAAGCAGAGAGCTTTAAAAGGATGATTGTAGCAGCTATTTTGACCCAATAGCTCCTCCTGTTGTGTTTAAACATTGCATCAGTAttgggctcttttttttttttttttcctttcctttttttttaatgcagaagtTTGAACCAAGGTTAAGCTGACtcggtcttttttttttttttgtgatgtactgaagattttcaaaacaggtactgttttctgaatttattaGAGTTGATGGTACTGAAGAGAAGGCAtcagtgttttctgaagcaaaat
Encoded here:
- the FIBIN gene encoding fin bud initiation factor homolog, translated to MPAALRLLWLGCLCSLCRGYFEGPLYPEMSNGTLHHYFVPDGDYEENDDPERCQLLFRVSEQRRCGAAAAGGGGLSLREELTVLGRQVEDAGRVLEGIGKSISYDLDGEESYSTYLRRESAQISDAYSSSDRSLSELEGKFRQGQEQGGREEARLGDSFVGLLLHARALLRETRHISSGLRDKHDLLALTVRSHGARLSRLKNDYLRA